Sequence from the Verrucomicrobiia bacterium genome:
GCAGGCCGATTACTTCCGCAAGAGCCATGAAATCAAGGATCCCACCACGCTGTTCGTCTTCATCGACACGCATGAAAACGCGATTTGGGATTCCACGTTTGGCGTGATGCCGCCTTCATCGTATTGGGCGAATTACTGGCTCGATATCCCGTCGGACCGCCATCAGAACGGCACCACCCTTTCCTTCGCTGATGGCCATGCGGAACGCTGGAAATGGCAGGCGCCCAAGAAGAACCTGCAGATCGGGCAGCATTCTACCGGACCCGAGGACATCGCTGATCTCCGCCGATTGCAGCATGCAATCAAGGGAGTCGGAAATAATTGAACGTGCTGGATCGAACCCTCACGTTTCAGATATTTTTCGCAACGCTGTCACATGCTGATCGCCTTCAACAAGCCTTTCGGAGTTCTGTCCCAATTCACGCCTGACGGGTCGCCGAACCGCCCGCTCTTCGAGTTTGATTTTCCACGCGGCGTTTATCCGATCGGCCGGCTCGATGCGGATTCGGAAGGCCTGTTGCTGCTGAGCGACGAACCTCAGTTGAACCAGCAACTGCTTCATCCTCGAAATGCACACGAACGGGAATACTGGGTTGAGGTTGAACGCGTTCCCGACGCGGCAGGCATCGCAACGCTGCGCCACGGAGTGACCATCCAGGGCCGGCGCACGCTGCCTTGTGAAGTTCGGATTCTCGAGCCGCAACCAGAGGTGCCACCGCGCAATCCGCCAATTCGATTTCGCAAGAACGTTCCGACATGCTGGCTGAGTCTTGAGTTAGTTGAAGGAAAAAACCGGCAG
This genomic interval carries:
- a CDS encoding pseudouridine synthase — protein: MLIAFNKPFGVLSQFTPDGSPNRPLFEFDFPRGVYPIGRLDADSEGLLLLSDEPQLNQQLLHPRNAHEREYWVEVERVPDAAGIATLRHGVTIQGRRTLPCEVRILEPQPEVPPRNPPIRFRKNVPTCWLSLELVEGKNRQVRRMTAAIGHPTLRLMRVRIGEFQLGALKAGTWIALNTEQRRLVLKNA